From a region of the Ovis aries strain OAR_USU_Benz2616 breed Rambouillet chromosome 2, ARS-UI_Ramb_v3.0, whole genome shotgun sequence genome:
- the LOC101116026 gene encoding uncharacterized protein LOC101116026 isoform X1, whose product MDRLGSRCPLPGSARPSIFICLLILTASLLTYPVLRTLSLQLLSVVTGSYVSGTYSVVFVNCPNEQIARDIARAILDKKLAASVNILPKASSLYYWNGEIEEAAEVLLLIKTKTSKIHMLSSYISVHGVTKSWTGLSDWTGHCTVSCHVWPLLCSRVAQLYTCVFSVFFPIMVYRQILDRAPCATQQGLAVCPSCGNSLHLLIPDSQRFPPLSPKHEFF is encoded by the exons ATGGACAGGCTGGGCTCACGGTGCCCTCTGCCAGGCTCCGCTCGGCCCTCTATCTTTATATGCCTCTTG ATCCTGACGGCCTCGCTCCTGACATACCCTGTGCTCAGGACCCTCAGCCTGCAGCTCCTTTCCGTTGTCACTGGCAGCTATGTGTCCGGCACGTACTCCGTTGTTTTTGTCAACTGCCCCAACGAGCAGATTGCCAGAGATATTGCCAG GGCTATCCTGGATAAGAAGCTGGCTgcctctgtgaacatcctgccTAAGGCCTCCTCGCT ATACTATTGGAATGGAGAAATAGAGGAAGCAGCTGAGGTCCTGTTG ttaatAAAGACAAAGACTTCCAAGATCCATATGCTCTCCAGCTACATCAG tgttcatggggtcacaaagagttggacaggactgagcgactggactggacACTGCACAGTGTCATGCCACGTGTGgcctctgctgtgcagcagagtgGCTCAGCTATACACGTGTGTCTTTTCCGTGTTCTTTCCCATCATGGTTTATCGCCAGATACTGGATAGAGCTCCCTGCGCCACACAGCAGGGCCTTGCGGTTTGCCCATCCTGTGgaaatagtttacatctgctaatcccagactcccaacgCTTCCCTCCCCTGTCCCCAAAACacgaatttttttaa
- the LOC101116026 gene encoding uncharacterized protein LOC101116026 isoform X7: MLPRMSQRCPYSSERPATCWAILDKKLAASVNILPKASSLYYWNGEIEEAAEVLLLIKTKTSKIHMLSSYISVHGVTKSWTGLSDWTGHCTVSCHVWPLLCSRVAQLYTCVFSVFFPIMVYRQILDRAPCATQQGLAVCPSCGNSLHLLIPDSQRFPPLSPKHEFF, from the exons ATGCTCCCACGCATGTCTCAGCGCTGCCCGTATTCTTCAGAGCGTCCTGCTACTTGCTG GGCTATCCTGGATAAGAAGCTGGCTgcctctgtgaacatcctgccTAAGGCCTCCTCGCT ATACTATTGGAATGGAGAAATAGAGGAAGCAGCTGAGGTCCTGTTG ttaatAAAGACAAAGACTTCCAAGATCCATATGCTCTCCAGCTACATCAG tgttcatggggtcacaaagagttggacaggactgagcgactggactggacACTGCACAGTGTCATGCCACGTGTGgcctctgctgtgcagcagagtgGCTCAGCTATACACGTGTGTCTTTTCCGTGTTCTTTCCCATCATGGTTTATCGCCAGATACTGGATAGAGCTCCCTGCGCCACACAGCAGGGCCTTGCGGTTTGCCCATCCTGTGgaaatagtttacatctgctaatcccagactcccaacgCTTCCCTCCCCTGTCCCCAAAACacgaatttttttaa
- the LOC101116026 gene encoding uncharacterized protein LOC101116026 isoform X5: MKILEKLEEGILTASLLTYPVLRTLSLQLLSVVTGSYVSGTYSVVFVNCPNEQIARDIARAILDKKLAASVNILPKASSLYYWNGEIEEAAEVLLLIKTKTSKIHMLSSYISVHGVTKSWTGLSDWTGHCTVSCHVWPLLCSRVAQLYTCVFSVFFPIMVYRQILDRAPCATQQGLAVCPSCGNSLHLLIPDSQRFPPLSPKHEFF; the protein is encoded by the exons ATGAAAATTCTCGAGAAGCTGGAAGAAGGC ATCCTGACGGCCTCGCTCCTGACATACCCTGTGCTCAGGACCCTCAGCCTGCAGCTCCTTTCCGTTGTCACTGGCAGCTATGTGTCCGGCACGTACTCCGTTGTTTTTGTCAACTGCCCCAACGAGCAGATTGCCAGAGATATTGCCAG GGCTATCCTGGATAAGAAGCTGGCTgcctctgtgaacatcctgccTAAGGCCTCCTCGCT ATACTATTGGAATGGAGAAATAGAGGAAGCAGCTGAGGTCCTGTTG ttaatAAAGACAAAGACTTCCAAGATCCATATGCTCTCCAGCTACATCAG tgttcatggggtcacaaagagttggacaggactgagcgactggactggacACTGCACAGTGTCATGCCACGTGTGgcctctgctgtgcagcagagtgGCTCAGCTATACACGTGTGTCTTTTCCGTGTTCTTTCCCATCATGGTTTATCGCCAGATACTGGATAGAGCTCCCTGCGCCACACAGCAGGGCCTTGCGGTTTGCCCATCCTGTGgaaatagtttacatctgctaatcccagactcccaacgCTTCCCTCCCCTGTCCCCAAAACacgaatttttttaa
- the LOC101116026 gene encoding uncharacterized protein LOC101116026 isoform X2, producing the protein MDRLGSRCPLPGSARPSIFICLLILTASLLTYPVLRTLSLQLLSVVTGSYVSGTYSVVFVNCPNEQIARDIARYYWNGEIEEAAEVLLLIKTKTSKIHMLSSYISVHGVTKSWTGLSDWTGHCTVSCHVWPLLCSRVAQLYTCVFSVFFPIMVYRQILDRAPCATQQGLAVCPSCGNSLHLLIPDSQRFPPLSPKHEFF; encoded by the exons ATGGACAGGCTGGGCTCACGGTGCCCTCTGCCAGGCTCCGCTCGGCCCTCTATCTTTATATGCCTCTTG ATCCTGACGGCCTCGCTCCTGACATACCCTGTGCTCAGGACCCTCAGCCTGCAGCTCCTTTCCGTTGTCACTGGCAGCTATGTGTCCGGCACGTACTCCGTTGTTTTTGTCAACTGCCCCAACGAGCAGATTGCCAGAGATATTGCCAG ATACTATTGGAATGGAGAAATAGAGGAAGCAGCTGAGGTCCTGTTG ttaatAAAGACAAAGACTTCCAAGATCCATATGCTCTCCAGCTACATCAG tgttcatggggtcacaaagagttggacaggactgagcgactggactggacACTGCACAGTGTCATGCCACGTGTGgcctctgctgtgcagcagagtgGCTCAGCTATACACGTGTGTCTTTTCCGTGTTCTTTCCCATCATGGTTTATCGCCAGATACTGGATAGAGCTCCCTGCGCCACACAGCAGGGCCTTGCGGTTTGCCCATCCTGTGgaaatagtttacatctgctaatcccagactcccaacgCTTCCCTCCCCTGTCCCCAAAACacgaatttttttaa